In the Paroedura picta isolate Pp20150507F chromosome 15, Ppicta_v3.0, whole genome shotgun sequence genome, one interval contains:
- the FZD9 gene encoding frizzled-9, which translates to MAAPPPAARLAPARLLLLRAAAALLCQLVVAGSTLEMLGGSPYEAERGGVGGGGRCQLITIPMCQGIGYNMTQMPNLLDHEDQAEAALKLQEFEPLVVYGCHGHLRFFLCSLYAPMCTDQVSSSIPACRPMCEQARQRCEPIMAQFHFGWPDSLDCSRLPTKNDPHALCMEAPENATTAEPHRGQGMLPVAPRARPAAGEGRPGPSAVGACGNGNKFQYVEKSLSCAPRCSPGVDVYWSRRDKDFAFIWMAVWATLCFVSTAFTVLTFLLDPHRFQYPERPIIFLSMCYNVYSVAFIIRSVAGAENIACDRENGELYIIREGLESTGCTIVFLVLYYFGMASSLWWVILTLTWFLAAGKKWGHEAIEAHSSYFHMAAWGVPAMKTIVILTMRKVAGDELTGLCYVGSMDVSALTGFVLIPLSCYLVIGTSFILTGFVALFHIRKIMKTGGTNTEKLEKLMVKIGVFSILYTVPATCVIVCYFYERLNMDYWHLRALEHECLAFPGRRGMDCSLDSSVPTVAIFMLKIFMSLVVGITSGVWVWSSKTLQTWQSLCNRKLGVRTRGKPCSGVTCPGAHCHYKAPAVMLHTTKTDPYLDNPTHV; encoded by the coding sequence atgGCCGCGCCTCCTCCGGCTGCTCGTCTTGCTCCGgctcggctgctgctgctgcgggcggcggcggcgctgctgtGCCAGCTCGTGGTGGCCGGCTCCACGCTGGAGATGCTGGGCGGCAGCCCGTACGAGGCGGAACGCGGCGGCGTCGGCGGCGGGGGCCGCTGCCAGCTCATCACCATCCCCATGTGCCAGGGCATCGGCTACAACATGACCCAGATGCCCAACCTGCTGGACCACGAGGACCAGGCCGAGGCGGCGCTCAAGCTGCAGGAGTTCGAGCCGCTGGTGGTGTACGGCTGCCACGGCCACCTGCGCTTCTTCCTCTGCTCGCTCTACGCGCCCATGTGCACCGACCAAGTCTCCAGCAGCATCCCCGCCTGCCGGCCCATGTGCGAGCAGGCGCGCCAGCGCTGCGAGCCCATCATGGCCCAGTTCCACTTTGGCTGGCCCGACTCCCTGGACTGCTCCCGCCTGCCCACCAAGAACGACCCCCACGCCCTCTGCATGGAGGCGCCAGAGAACGCCACTACGGCCGAGCCGCACCGGGGACAGGGCATGCTGCCCGTGGcgccccgggcccggcccgccGCCGGAGAAGGCCGCCCCGGCCCCAGCGCCGTAGGCGCCTGCGGCAACGGCAACAAGTTCCAGTACGTGGAGAAGAGCCTCTCGTGCGCTCCCCGATGCTCCCCGGGCGTGGACGTGTACTGGTCGCGGCGGGATAAGGACTTTGCCTTCATCTGGATGGCCGTCTGGGCCACCCTGTGCTTCGTCTCCACCGCCTTCACCGTGCTCACCTTCCTGCTGGACCCCCACCGCTTCCAGTACCCCGAGCGGCCCATCATCTTCCTCTCCATGTGCTACAACGTGTACTCGGTGGCCTTCATCATCCGCTCGGTGGCCGGGGCCGAGAACATTGCCTGCGACCGGGAGAACGGCGAGCTGTACATCATCCGCGAGGGGCTGGAGAGCACCGGATGCACCATCGTCTTCCTCGTCCTCTACTACTTCGGCATGGCCAGCTCCCTGTGGTGGGTCATCTTGACCCTGACGTGGTTcctggccgccggcaagaagtgGGGCCACGAAGCCATCGAAGCCCACAGCAGCTACTTCCACATGGCCGCCTGGGGCGTCCCGGCCATGAAGACCATCGTGATCCTCACCATGCGGAAGGTGGCGGGCGACGAGCTCACGGGGCTGTGCTACGTGGGGAGCATGGACGTCAGCGCCCTGACGGGCTTCGTCCTCATCCCGCTCTCCTGCTACCTGGTCATCGGCACGTCCTTCATCCTGACGGGCTTCGTCGCCCTCTTCCACATCCGGAAGATCATGAAGACCGGCGGCACCAACACGGAGAAACTGGAGAAGCTCATGGTGAAGATCGGAGTCTTCTCCATCCTGTACACCGTCCCGGCCACCTGCGTCATCGTCTGCTACTTCTACGAGCGGCTCAACATGGATTACTGGCACCTCCGGGCCTTGGAGCACGAGTGCTTGGCCTTCCCCGGCCGGCGCGGCATGGACTGCTCCCTGGATTCTTCGGTGCCGACCGTGGCCATCTTCATGCTCAAGATTTTCATGTCCTTGGTGGTGGGCATCACCAGCGGGGTCTGGGTGTGGAGTTCCAAGACGCTCCAGACCTGGCAGAGCTTGTGCAATAGGAAACTGGGGGTGAGGACTAGGGGCAAGCCGTGCAGCGGGGTGACCTGCCCGGGGGCACACTGCCATTACAAAGCGCCGGCGGTCATGCTGCACACGACCAAGACGGACCCTTACCTGGACAACCCGACGCATGTCTGA